One genomic segment of Methylocystis sp. SC2 includes these proteins:
- a CDS encoding AI-2E family transporter, with protein sequence MNEPTNGLNGSDRRFNALVIELAIRLFAIGALIYWTFIIVLPFAAIILWSVVLAVALYPIFRVVAEILGGRPITAAILMTIAGLVLIIGPVTWMAVGAIDPIKAVMAGIETGDIAVPPPPASIKDWPFVGEQLYSFWLLASTNLRSAFTQVLPQLKPAGEFLLDMAKSAGAGTLKFLVSVLLMGFILAAAPQMLAGARALSRRIDPSSGEKFVDLAGATINAVSRGVMGLSLLQAVVGGAGMYLADVPGASLLTIAILVLGIIQIGPLIVVAPVIFWAWTTLATGPALALTVCMLSVNYVDNVLKPFIFAHGLSTPIPVIFVGVIGGVLAHGIAGLFAGPVVLAVVWELTKAWIADDLKLVSETAAEPDFAVETPPALSSAQGVKNL encoded by the coding sequence GTGAATGAACCGACCAACGGCCTTAACGGCTCCGACCGCCGCTTCAACGCGCTGGTCATCGAACTGGCGATCCGCCTGTTCGCGATCGGCGCGCTGATCTACTGGACCTTCATCATCGTCCTGCCTTTCGCGGCGATTATTCTGTGGAGCGTCGTGCTCGCCGTGGCGCTCTATCCGATCTTTCGCGTGGTGGCCGAAATATTGGGCGGCCGGCCAATAACAGCCGCCATTTTGATGACGATCGCCGGCCTGGTGCTGATCATCGGGCCCGTCACCTGGATGGCGGTCGGCGCCATCGACCCCATCAAGGCGGTGATGGCGGGCATTGAAACCGGCGATATCGCGGTGCCGCCGCCGCCCGCCTCGATCAAGGACTGGCCGTTCGTCGGCGAGCAGCTCTATTCCTTCTGGCTGCTGGCCTCGACCAATCTGCGCAGCGCCTTCACCCAAGTTTTGCCGCAGCTGAAGCCCGCCGGGGAATTCTTGCTCGATATGGCGAAGAGCGCCGGCGCGGGCACGCTGAAATTTCTCGTCTCCGTCCTGCTGATGGGCTTCATTCTCGCCGCCGCGCCGCAAATGCTCGCCGGCGCGAGGGCGCTGTCGCGGCGCATCGATCCGTCGAGCGGCGAGAAATTCGTCGACCTCGCCGGCGCGACGATCAACGCCGTGTCGCGCGGCGTCATGGGCCTGTCGCTCTTGCAGGCGGTCGTCGGCGGCGCCGGCATGTATCTCGCCGACGTGCCGGGCGCGAGCCTGCTGACCATCGCCATTCTCGTCCTCGGCATTATCCAGATCGGGCCGTTGATCGTCGTGGCGCCCGTCATCTTCTGGGCGTGGACGACCTTGGCGACGGGGCCGGCGCTGGCGCTGACGGTCTGCATGCTCAGCGTCAATTACGTCGACAACGTGCTGAAGCCTTTCATTTTCGCGCATGGGCTGTCGACGCCGATACCGGTGATTTTCGTGGGCGTGATCGGCGGCGTTCTCGCGCATGGCATCGCCGGCCTGTTCGCCGGACCGGTGGTGCTCGCCGTCGTCTGGGAGCTGACGAAAGCCTGGATCGCCGACGACCTCAAATTGGTCAGCGAAACGGCCGCCGAGCCCGACTTCGCCGTGGAGACGCCGCCGGCGCTATCGTCCGCGCAAGGCGTTAAGAACCTTTAG
- the lptA gene encoding lipopolysaccharide transport periplasmic protein LptA, translated as MRRHPFVLLLVALVAATPAGAAGRSGGILPGASAKDPLNIDAGKLDYFEKEQKLIYSGSVIVTNGPSTLKASRLIIFLEGKGGGQADATTNDRVKHIDAEGPVTLVSKDQIGTGDRGSYDKAENKVYLVGNVTLTQAENIVKGDKLVYDVATGMATVQGGAAQGGRVRSTFTPKNQ; from the coding sequence ATGCGCCGCCACCCTTTCGTTCTTCTCCTTGTTGCGCTCGTCGCCGCGACGCCGGCAGGCGCCGCGGGCCGCTCGGGCGGCATTCTGCCTGGCGCCTCCGCCAAGGATCCGCTCAACATCGACGCGGGCAAGCTCGATTATTTCGAGAAGGAGCAGAAGCTCATCTACTCCGGCAGCGTCATCGTCACGAACGGGCCCTCGACGCTCAAGGCCTCGCGCCTCATCATTTTTCTCGAAGGAAAGGGCGGCGGACAGGCCGACGCGACGACCAACGACCGCGTCAAACATATCGACGCCGAAGGGCCGGTGACGCTCGTTTCAAAGGACCAGATCGGGACGGGCGATCGGGGCAGCTACGACAAGGCCGAAAACAAGGTTTATCTCGTCGGCAACGTCACGCTCACCCAGGCCGAGAATATCGTGAAAGGCGACAAGCTCGTCTATGACGTGGCGACCGGCATGGCGACCGTGCAAGGCGGCGCGGCGCAAGGGGGGCGGGTGCGCAGCACCTTCACGCCGAAAAACCAATAA
- a CDS encoding DUF3175 domain-containing protein translates to MAQRQPKSRAPAKSAKTAANYWSGEVTRHSNALDLEAGVFTWDDPAKIARSLKRSAEMSERRKADPFRSAMSMLTFYINRAGKDLPQARRQALEQAKDELRKAFGRTPH, encoded by the coding sequence ATGGCGCAAAGGCAGCCGAAAAGCCGCGCGCCGGCAAAAAGTGCAAAGACGGCGGCCAACTACTGGTCAGGCGAGGTCACGCGCCACAGCAACGCGCTCGATCTCGAAGCGGGTGTGTTCACGTGGGACGACCCCGCGAAGATCGCCCGCTCGCTCAAGCGCTCGGCGGAGATGAGCGAGCGGCGCAAAGCCGACCCGTTCCGTTCGGCCATGTCGATGCTGACCTTCTACATCAACAGGGCCGGCAAGGATTTGCCGCAGGCGCGCCGACAGGCGCTGGAGCAGGCGAAGGACGAGCTGCGGAAGGCGTTTGGGCGGACGCCCCACTGA
- the lptC gene encoding LPS export ABC transporter periplasmic protein LptC has product MTDVLPAPSARDRLSGLAVPRQSAFPEALRHTTRVARLRRWILWGAGGVVGIVGLGLLISSLRFLPADLSLARVALKGSRIVIESPKLVGYRKDGRPYEVRARVGMQDLAKPDVFELDQLEVRVENTKDTSIVLSAAKGVYNRKADRADMSGGVDIHEDKNFDMRLESAVMDFKDSVMTSDKPVLLKIDGGEVTARSVEFSQKDRHASFAGGVHSVLYGEGDAHPQTSGAATKD; this is encoded by the coding sequence ATGACCGACGTCTTGCCGGCGCCCAGCGCCCGCGATCGCCTGAGCGGCCTTGCCGTTCCGCGCCAGAGCGCCTTTCCGGAGGCGCTGCGCCATACGACGCGCGTGGCGCGCCTGCGCCGCTGGATCCTTTGGGGGGCGGGCGGCGTCGTGGGGATCGTCGGCCTCGGCCTGCTGATCAGCTCGCTGCGCTTTCTGCCCGCCGATCTGAGCCTGGCGCGCGTCGCGCTCAAGGGCTCCCGCATCGTCATCGAGAGCCCCAAGCTCGTCGGCTATCGCAAGGACGGGCGTCCCTATGAAGTGCGCGCGCGTGTCGGCATGCAAGATCTGGCGAAGCCGGATGTCTTCGAACTCGATCAGCTCGAGGTTCGGGTCGAGAACACCAAAGACACTTCCATAGTCCTGTCGGCGGCGAAGGGCGTTTACAACAGGAAAGCCGATCGGGCCGATATGAGCGGCGGCGTCGACATCCACGAAGACAAAAATTTCGACATGCGGCTCGAGTCGGCGGTCATGGATTTCAAGGATAGCGTGATGACGTCCGACAAGCCCGTGCTGTTGAAGATCGACGGCGGCGAGGTCACCGCGCGCTCTGTCGAATTTTCCCAAAAGGACCGTCACGCGTCCTTCGCGGGCGGCGTCCATTCGGTGCTATACGGGGAGGGCGATGCGCACCCGCAAACTTCGGGCGCCGCGACCAAGGACTAA
- a CDS encoding lytic transglycosylase domain-containing protein, translating to MGLFRRAAAFVAVGALPLAGCAPQESPVASAPAAYDEAAKPTELTGQDALHARISHYARIYDIPESLIHRSIRRESNYNPAARHGPYWGLMQIRHDTARHMGYDGPPSGLLDVDTNLAFAVPYLANAYKVSGGDEGRAIKLYAGGYYYEAKRKRMLDELVTSASQ from the coding sequence ATGGGACTATTCCGCCGGGCCGCCGCTTTCGTCGCCGTCGGCGCTTTGCCGCTCGCGGGCTGCGCCCCGCAGGAGTCGCCCGTCGCCTCGGCTCCCGCCGCCTATGACGAGGCCGCGAAGCCGACCGAGCTCACCGGTCAGGACGCGCTGCATGCGCGAATCTCCCATTACGCCCGCATCTACGACATTCCGGAATCGCTCATCCATCGCTCGATCCGCCGCGAGAGCAATTACAATCCCGCGGCCCGCCACGGGCCCTATTGGGGGTTGATGCAGATCCGCCACGACACGGCGCGGCACATGGGCTACGACGGCCCGCCCAGCGGCCTTCTCGACGTCGACACCAATCTTGCGTTCGCGGTGCCCTATCTCGCCAACGCCTATAAGGTCAGCGGCGGCGACGAAGGCCGGGCGATCAAGCTTTACGCCGGCGGCTACTACTATGAAGCCAAGCGCAAGCGGATGCTGGACGAACTGGTGACGTCAGCCTCGCAGTGA
- a CDS encoding type II toxin-antitoxin system VapC family toxin, whose product MSVYLDASAIVPLILRDAHTLNMEQWLANAREELVVSDFAALEVAAVISRQFRSARMSEQQASLALALLDDWLARASTSIETGASDLALADRFVRDFATKLAAPDALHLALASNRGYRLATFDTRLAAAAAMRGVRAIALE is encoded by the coding sequence ATGAGCGTTTATCTTGACGCGAGCGCGATCGTTCCACTGATTCTGCGCGACGCGCATACGCTGAACATGGAGCAATGGCTCGCCAATGCGCGCGAGGAGCTCGTCGTCAGCGACTTCGCCGCACTTGAAGTTGCGGCAGTAATTTCCCGGCAGTTTCGTTCGGCGCGCATGTCCGAACAGCAGGCGTCGCTCGCGCTGGCGTTGCTCGACGATTGGTTAGCTCGAGCATCTACAAGCATTGAAACGGGCGCATCCGACCTCGCGCTCGCGGATCGGTTCGTTCGCGATTTCGCGACCAAACTCGCTGCGCCCGACGCGTTGCATCTCGCGCTCGCCTCGAACCGGGGCTATCGACTGGCGACGTTCGATACGCGGCTGGCGGCTGCGGCGGCGATGAGAGGGGTAAGGGCGATTGCGCTGGAGTGA
- a CDS encoding type II toxin-antitoxin system Phd/YefM family antitoxin, translating to MSSYPIAKAKEQLSRLIDEALAGETVTITRHGKPVVELRPSTPDKARKRMTKADLEWLRKRRDALPPLGEDAVALIRRMRDEEE from the coding sequence ATGTCGTCCTACCCCATCGCCAAGGCGAAAGAACAATTGTCGCGGCTGATCGACGAGGCGCTGGCGGGGGAGACGGTGACGATCACCCGTCACGGCAAACCCGTCGTCGAACTGCGTCCGAGCACACCCGACAAAGCGCGCAAACGAATGACGAAAGCCGACCTCGAATGGCTGCGCAAACGACGTGACGCGCTGCCGCCGCTGGGCGAGGACGCCGTCGCTCTCATCCGCAGGATGCGCGACGAAGAAGAATGA
- a CDS encoding ribonuclease D produces the protein MTIRLHQGDLPEGIGAGAIIAIDTETLGLNPHRDRLCLAQLSFGDGDAELVQFARGQTRAPNLERLLADPTILKLFHFARFDIGVLAKTFGFVPAPVYCTKIASKLARTYTDRHGLKDLVRELLGVEISKQQQSSDWGAPVLSDAQQAYAASDVLYLHQLKDKLDAMLAREGRAELAQACFDFLPARARLDLAGWPETDIFAHE, from the coding sequence ATGACCATCCGCCTCCACCAGGGCGATCTCCCCGAGGGGATCGGCGCTGGCGCCATTATCGCGATCGACACCGAGACTCTGGGCCTCAATCCGCATCGTGACCGTCTCTGCCTGGCGCAGCTCTCCTTCGGCGACGGGGACGCCGAGCTTGTCCAATTCGCGCGCGGTCAGACGCGCGCGCCCAATCTCGAGCGCCTGCTGGCCGATCCGACCATTCTGAAGCTCTTCCACTTCGCCCGTTTCGACATCGGCGTGTTGGCCAAGACCTTCGGCTTCGTTCCTGCGCCGGTCTATTGCACCAAGATCGCCTCCAAGCTCGCCCGAACCTATACGGACCGGCATGGCCTCAAGGATCTCGTGCGCGAGCTTCTGGGCGTCGAGATTTCGAAGCAGCAGCAGTCGTCGGACTGGGGCGCGCCGGTTCTTTCCGACGCGCAGCAGGCCTATGCGGCGTCGGACGTCCTCTATCTGCACCAGCTCAAGGACAAGCTCGACGCGATGCTCGCCCGCGAGGGCCGCGCCGAACTGGCGCAGGCCTGTTTCGACTTTTTGCCCGCCCGCGCTCGGCTCGACCTCGCCGGCTGGCCGGAAACGGATATTTTCGCCCATGAGTAA